A genomic segment from Polyangium mundeleinium encodes:
- a CDS encoding RCC1 domain-containing protein yields MLDNVLFYLPLAVALLGLLFTGALALWSFRRRRLAWLAFGLASLGAQVTSALQYTSAFVSMAAQAARPRPTDRHPHSFEFLPPRVLVIVAWSCWVLAVVRLARAARMAEPAESRSWRRPALGLVLIACAIAMLQRVDERLDELVAESLRALFEGTSRLAYRPVEEPEDVDALASIPVRRIELGHRGGGVVGVAVDKDGRVFQWNAYARHAPAEAISLPGPLDAAFADEWHACGITTDGHASCAPFPSWTGTLGVAKRLGDGPVTLLAPAPDIEDGARICGLLADGTARCWGSKTVGDLEETQGLPFGAGFRAMTPAFGYVGCAAGQDGHARCWRLRSRREVLGGEVAGLEDVIALSSSIERACAIDRKNAVACWELEPARGRVGWTALPVAGLRAVQVSVAPTHTCAVTVEGKVACWGSNPWGELCDGTTDDHTQPVTAVGVSDAVMVSTQVGTTCILRASGAVACCGQQRRFD; encoded by the coding sequence ATGCTCGACAACGTTCTGTTTTACCTGCCGCTCGCCGTCGCGCTGCTCGGCCTATTGTTCACGGGCGCGCTTGCACTTTGGAGCTTTCGGCGCAGGCGCTTGGCCTGGCTCGCGTTCGGCCTTGCATCGCTCGGAGCGCAGGTGACCTCGGCCCTTCAGTATACGTCCGCCTTCGTATCCATGGCGGCGCAAGCGGCGAGACCCAGGCCCACGGACCGTCACCCGCACTCGTTCGAATTTCTGCCACCGCGCGTGCTGGTGATTGTCGCGTGGAGCTGTTGGGTCCTCGCCGTCGTTCGTCTCGCGCGAGCGGCACGCATGGCGGAGCCGGCCGAATCGCGGTCGTGGCGGCGACCGGCGCTCGGGCTCGTCTTGATCGCCTGTGCCATTGCAATGCTCCAGAGGGTCGATGAGCGGCTGGATGAGCTCGTGGCCGAATCCCTGCGTGCGCTCTTCGAAGGAACATCCCGGCTCGCGTATCGGCCTGTCGAGGAGCCCGAGGACGTCGACGCGCTCGCGTCGATTCCAGTGCGCCGGATCGAGCTGGGCCATCGGGGAGGTGGCGTCGTCGGCGTGGCCGTGGACAAGGACGGTCGCGTCTTTCAGTGGAATGCATACGCGCGCCATGCCCCCGCAGAAGCGATCTCGCTCCCAGGCCCCCTCGATGCGGCGTTCGCGGACGAATGGCACGCATGTGGCATCACGACGGATGGGCATGCCTCGTGCGCGCCTTTCCCCTCGTGGACGGGCACGCTGGGCGTTGCAAAGCGCCTTGGAGACGGCCCCGTGACCCTGCTTGCCCCGGCGCCGGACATCGAGGATGGCGCGCGGATCTGCGGGCTGCTCGCCGATGGAACGGCCCGCTGCTGGGGCTCCAAAACGGTGGGCGACCTCGAGGAGACACAAGGCTTGCCTTTCGGCGCGGGGTTTCGCGCGATGACGCCCGCGTTCGGGTATGTCGGCTGTGCCGCGGGGCAGGACGGGCACGCTCGATGCTGGAGGTTGCGGTCGAGGAGGGAGGTGCTTGGAGGCGAGGTGGCGGGGCTCGAGGACGTGATCGCATTGTCGTCATCGATCGAGCGTGCGTGCGCCATTGACCGGAAAAACGCCGTGGCGTGCTGGGAGCTCGAGCCCGCGCGGGGACGTGTCGGGTGGACGGCTCTGCCCGTGGCAGGGCTGCGCGCCGTCCAGGTTTCCGTGGCGCCGACGCATACGTGCGCCGTGACGGTCGAGGGGAAGGTCGCATGCTGGGGGTCGAATCCGTGGGGTGAGCTTTGTGATGGCACCACGGACGATCACACGCAGCCCGTCACCGCGGTCGGGGTTTCCGATGCCGTCATGGTGTCCACGCAGGTGGGGACGACGTGCATCCTGCGCGCGTCGGGGGCTGTCGCGTGCTGCGGCCAGCAGCGGCGCTTCGATTGA
- a CDS encoding MFS transporter, whose product MTLTKGTLTKLGLLSSLYLSQGLPFGFFTQALPVLLQRMGLSLPAIGLSHLLALPWMLKFLWSPLMDRRGPGRLGRRRGVILPIQILSALLLLALAVPAGGPTIPWLCAAVLCINLLAATQDVATDGLAVDLLSADELGWGNGVQVAAYRVGMILGGSFLLLVFDASGFRITLTSLGVMLLVATLPIAVFREPPAASPPPRESPSLSYWFKRPGAFSWLGLLFVYKAGEHFASGMLKPFFVDPRGAGLGMREVGWMIGGVGFAAGLVGAMLGGGLVRRLGYRRALLGFGALQALGVLLYALVAWRPVSISTLAVVCGLEHLTSGMATASLFTAMMEACRPEHAAADYTVQASVVVAATGVAAAASGFSAGALGYAAHFALAAGLAALALVFVGAVFRTLEPARARA is encoded by the coding sequence GTGACGCTCACGAAAGGCACGCTCACGAAGCTTGGATTGCTATCGAGCCTCTACCTCTCCCAGGGGCTCCCTTTCGGCTTTTTCACGCAAGCGCTGCCCGTGCTGCTCCAGCGAATGGGGTTGTCGCTCCCGGCCATTGGCCTGAGCCACCTGCTCGCGCTCCCGTGGATGCTGAAGTTCCTCTGGTCGCCCCTCATGGACCGGCGCGGCCCGGGGAGGCTCGGGCGGCGGCGCGGCGTGATCCTGCCGATCCAGATCCTCTCGGCGCTCTTGCTCCTCGCGCTCGCCGTGCCGGCGGGCGGCCCGACGATCCCCTGGCTCTGCGCGGCCGTGCTTTGCATCAACCTGCTCGCCGCCACGCAGGACGTGGCGACCGACGGCCTCGCGGTGGACCTCCTCTCGGCAGACGAGCTCGGCTGGGGCAATGGCGTGCAGGTGGCCGCCTATCGCGTGGGGATGATCCTGGGCGGGAGCTTCTTGCTCCTCGTCTTCGACGCGTCGGGCTTCCGGATCACGCTCACGAGCCTCGGCGTGATGCTCCTCGTCGCCACGCTGCCCATCGCGGTCTTTCGCGAGCCGCCCGCCGCGTCGCCGCCGCCCCGCGAGAGCCCGAGTTTGTCCTACTGGTTCAAACGCCCGGGCGCGTTCTCGTGGCTCGGGTTGCTCTTCGTCTACAAGGCGGGGGAGCATTTCGCCTCGGGCATGCTCAAGCCCTTTTTCGTGGACCCGCGCGGCGCCGGGCTCGGGATGCGGGAGGTCGGCTGGATGATCGGCGGCGTGGGGTTCGCCGCGGGCCTCGTCGGAGCGATGCTCGGGGGCGGGCTCGTGCGCAGGCTCGGATACCGGCGCGCGCTGCTCGGATTCGGGGCCTTGCAGGCGCTCGGCGTGCTGCTCTACGCGCTCGTCGCGTGGCGGCCCGTCTCCATTTCGACGCTGGCCGTGGTGTGCGGGCTCGAGCACCTGACGAGCGGAATGGCGACGGCGTCGCTCTTCACGGCGATGATGGAGGCGTGCCGGCCGGAGCACGCGGCGGCCGATTACACGGTGCAGGCCTCGGTCGTGGTCGCGGCGACGGGCGTGGCGGCGGCGGCGAGCGGGTTCTCCGCGGGGGCGCTGGGGTACGCGGCGCATTTTGCGCTGGCGGCGGGGCTCGCGGCGCTCGCGCTGGTGTTCGTCGGTGCGGTGTTTCGGACCCTGGAGCCGGCGCGCGCGCGGGCGTGA